The Natrinema caseinilyticum genomic sequence TTATTCCCACTCGGTGTAATTGCACTTCCCGCAGTGCTTGCGGTCGCCGTGGTCCGCGAGGAAGACGTCGCCACAGCGGGGGCAGAGTTCGCCTTCGGTGCTGCCGTCGTCGGCGTAGAGGTCGTAGCGCGCCATTTATGCTTCCTCCGCCTCCGCCTCGGCGTCCGCCTCCGACTCGTCCGCGTCTTCGGCACCGATCTTGTTTCGCTCGAGCATGTGGTCCTGTTCGACCTCGCGGGCGAAGTCGGCGGTGTCGTAGACCTTCGCCTGGCCGACGGTCTTTCGCATTCCGAACTTGGTGTCGAGTTTGCGGATGACGACCTCGTCGGCGTCCTTGTTGAGTTTCGCGGCGAGGCTGTCGCGAACCTGCAGACGGGAGGGCGTGGCGTCCTCGTGGACGAGTTCGAAGGTTACGTCGGTTCGATGCAACATGGGGTTCTCCTCCTCGGAGATGATGTCGACGTCCATGATATCACTCAGTTACCCTACTATCCCCGTGTAGCGCCTAAAAGGATTTCGAAGCGACCACCCGCTCACAGCCGCCGCTCGTGGCTCGATCGGATGCGAATTCAGGCGCTTTCGGCGAGTACGGACCCGCGATGGCTGCGAGCGACCGACCATTTTACTTTTCTATGTGACGTGTGATATAAACCCCGCCATCCGTAACGGAACGGTATCGAATGCCCTCCAGACGACAGCTACTCGCGGCCGCCAGCCTCGCAAGCGCCGGGCTGATCGGTGGTCACGCCGCGACCGCCGACCGACCGGACTCGTCGGCGCTCGACTGGCCGATGGTACGCTACGACGCAACCGGAACCGGCTACAATCCCGAGGCATCGGGACCGAAGGAGGACCCGCAGATCGCGTGGGCGGGCGACCTCGAGAGCACCGGCGGGTTCGCTCCCCCATCACCGGTGGTAGTCGACGACACCGTGTACGCCGGAAACGAACGACTCATCGCATTCGACGCAGAAACCGGAGAGAGACGATTCTCGTACGGAAACGACGTAAGCAGGTTCCCGTTCGACCCCCGCGTGTGCGTCCGCGCCGATCTACCGCACGAAGACGCTGGCGATCAGCGCGCCCGACGGGATCGTCGACCTGAAACTGCCGTACCTCGCGTGGGGTATCGCTCTCGAGGCCGTCGCGTTGCTGGTCATCACGGTCGCCGGG encodes the following:
- a CDS encoding 30S ribosomal protein S24e; translation: MDVDIISEEENPMLHRTDVTFELVHEDATPSRLQVRDSLAAKLNKDADEVVIRKLDTKFGMRKTVGQAKVYDTADFAREVEQDHMLERNKIGAEDADESEADAEAEAEEA
- a CDS encoding 30S ribosomal protein S27ae, with amino-acid sequence MARYDLYADDGSTEGELCPRCGDVFLADHGDRKHCGKCNYTEWE